The Rattus rattus isolate New Zealand chromosome 1, Rrattus_CSIRO_v1, whole genome shotgun sequence genome includes a region encoding these proteins:
- the Tmem240 gene encoding transmembrane protein 240, which produces MSMSANTMIFMILGASIVMAIACLMDMNALLDRFHNYILPHLRGEDRVCHCNCGRHHIHYVIPYDGDQSVVDASENYFVTDNVTKQEIDLMLGLLLGFCISWFLVWMDGVLHCAVRAWRAGRRYDGSWTWLPKLCSLRELGRRPHRPFEEPTGNMVHVKQKLYHNGHPSPRHL; this is translated from the exons ATGTCCATGAGTGCGAACACCATGATCTTCATGATTCTGGGGGCGTCGATCGTGATG GCCATCGCGTGCTTGATGGACATGAACGCGCTGCTGGACCGATTCCATAACTACATCCTCCCGCACTTGCGGGGCGAGGACCGCGTCTGCCACTGCAACTGTGGCCG GCACCACATTCACTACGTGATCCCATACGACGGGGACCAGTCGGTGGTGGACGCCTCTGAGAACTACTTTGTGACAGACAATGTGACCAAGCAGGAGATCGACCTTATGCTGGGCCTGCTGCTGGGCTTCTGCATCAGCTGGTTCCTGGTGTGGATGGATGGTGTCCTGCACTGTGCTGTGCGCGCCTGGAGGGCTGGTCGGCGCTATG ATGGCTCGTGGACCTGGCTGCCCAAGCTGTGCAGCCTGCGGGAGCTGGGCCGGCGGCCACACAGGCCCTTCGAGGAGCCTACAGGGAACATGGTGCACGTGAAGCAGAAGCTCTACCACAACGGCCACCCCAGCCCCCGGCACCTGTGA